The sequence CGTCGGGAAGCTGGCGGCCCTCGGCGCTCTGGCCTCCGACGCCTTGATCGTACCCATCCCAACCCGGAACAAGGGAATCAACGCGCTGCCCGGCCTGAGTGCCGTGATGGACATGTACCACGGCCTGCGCCCCAACCTGAGGGTGGCCCTGTATGTGCCGACGATGTACGACGCCCGCCGCGGTCATGATCGGGACATGCTCGAGTTGATTCGCTCGCAGCTCTCCCCCGTTGCCGATCCGTTGCCGCAGCGCGAATCCATCTGGATGGACAGCGGCCTGGCCGGTACGCCCGTGACCGCCTTTGCGCCCAACAGCAAGGTGGCCGACGATGTTCGCCGCCTCACAGCGCAGATCGCACAGGCCCTGCATCTGAACTACGTGGTGGCGTTATGACGGGGCGCAAGCGTGACGTCAGCCGCCTTTCGGGCCTCCTTAGCGTGGCGGCGGAAGCTGGGAAAGCCTCCGGTCCGGTGACCACCTTGCCGCTCTCGGCGCTGACGCCGGGGCCGGGGCAACCCCGCCGGGAATTCGACCCGGTGAAGCTCGAGCAGCTCACCGCCAGTGTGAGGGAAAGTGGCGTCTTGCAACCGATTCTGGTGCGTCCCGTGGGCGATCAGTACGAGATCGTCGCGGGTGAGCGGCGCTGGCGGGCCGCTCTAGCGGCGGGGCTCCTCGAGGTGCCTGTTCTCGTGCGTGACATGACGGCGAACGACTCAAGGCACTTCGGGTTGATCGAAAACCTGCAACGCGAGGACCTCAATGCCGTCGACGAGGCGGACGCCAAGCTCGCCCTAGTGGCGCTGACACTGGGCCTCAGCCCTGAAGAAGCGCGCGGCAGACTGATGCAGATGTTGCGCGAGACCCCGGATGAGGATCACCAGAGGGTCGAGCACCTCTTCCAGACGCTGGGA comes from Deinococcus reticulitermitis and encodes:
- a CDS encoding ParA family protein; translated protein: MKTVTLFNHAGGAGKSSITLNAGYELARSGLRVLLIDLDPQANLTTWLGVEDAELEETVHPVATEGRPLSPPRQVHGLHLIPSRVDVALAEAIMPGRIAAELSLHRALEPLRPNYDVVLIDSPPSVGKLAALGALASDALIVPIPTRNKGINALPGLSAVMDMYHGLRPNLRVALYVPTMYDARRGHDRDMLELIRSQLSPVADPLPQRESIWMDSGLAGTPVTAFAPNSKVADDVRRLTAQIAQALHLNYVVAL
- a CDS encoding ParB/RepB/Spo0J family partition protein translates to MTGRKRDVSRLSGLLSVAAEAGKASGPVTTLPLSALTPGPGQPRREFDPVKLEQLTASVRESGVLQPILVRPVGDQYEIVAGERRWRAALAAGLLEVPVLVRDMTANDSRHFGLIENLQREDLNAVDEADAKLALVALTLGLSPEEARGRLMQMLRETPDEDHQRVEHLFQTLGESWTYFVKNKLRILNWPPAVLDAVRSGLPFTLAAVVVSAPAEHQPELLKLAQQGASREELRQRAKSFHISPTSQRREGVARLAKVLGSARWLERLSPEQQQALDRWLGQMPSSLRSAVDQEQGSD